A window from Thiosulfatimonas sediminis encodes these proteins:
- a CDS encoding multifunctional CCA addition/repair protein, whose translation MQIYLVGGAVRDALLQVPVYDRDWVVVGASQEQMLAQGFQQVGKDFPVFLHPDSKEEYALARTERKQGAGYHGFSVFAEPCVTLEEDLIRRDLTINAMARAQDGTIIDPYGGQVDLQNRILRHVSGAFSEDPLRVLRVARFAAKLAPFDFVLAEETKILMAQMVASGELAELTPERVWQEVVKVLGSAEPHRFFEVLDEVGALAVLFPELQALHGVTQPEKYHPEGDAWIHTLMVLQQATVLDVSLEVRFAALMHDLGKGVTPPELWPKHHGHEAAGVPLVKALCQRYRVPKKIEHFACKVTEYHGLIHNGLKEGAPFLKPKTYHKVLQNCGAYKDPQTFHKLLIVCQADARGRLGFEQIPYPQLVFWQQLLAAANQVDNQAIIAEGFTGKAIAEQIEKTRIENITKFIRG comes from the coding sequence ATGCAAATCTATTTGGTTGGTGGCGCGGTGCGCGATGCGTTGTTGCAGGTGCCTGTTTATGACCGTGATTGGGTGGTGGTTGGTGCCAGTCAGGAGCAGATGTTAGCGCAAGGGTTTCAACAGGTTGGCAAAGATTTTCCAGTGTTTTTGCATCCCGATAGCAAAGAAGAATATGCCTTAGCGCGAACGGAGCGCAAACAGGGAGCTGGTTATCATGGTTTTAGTGTGTTTGCTGAGCCGTGCGTCACCTTGGAAGAGGATTTGATTCGCCGCGATTTGACGATTAACGCGATGGCACGGGCCCAGGACGGTACGATTATCGACCCTTATGGCGGGCAGGTGGATTTGCAAAATCGCATTCTACGCCATGTCTCCGGCGCGTTTAGTGAGGATCCATTGCGTGTTTTAAGGGTCGCGCGTTTTGCCGCCAAGTTGGCGCCTTTCGATTTTGTTTTGGCGGAAGAAACAAAGATTTTAATGGCGCAGATGGTCGCCAGTGGCGAATTGGCTGAACTGACGCCAGAGCGTGTTTGGCAAGAAGTGGTGAAAGTGCTTGGCAGTGCCGAGCCGCATCGTTTTTTTGAAGTGTTGGATGAAGTCGGTGCGCTGGCGGTGTTGTTCCCAGAGTTGCAGGCATTGCATGGCGTGACGCAGCCAGAAAAGTATCATCCTGAGGGCGATGCTTGGATTCATACGCTGATGGTATTGCAACAAGCGACCGTGTTAGATGTTTCTTTGGAGGTGCGCTTTGCGGCGTTAATGCATGATCTTGGCAAGGGCGTTACGCCGCCGGAGTTATGGCCAAAACACCACGGCCATGAAGCCGCCGGAGTGCCTTTGGTTAAGGCGCTGTGTCAGCGTTATCGTGTACCCAAAAAAATCGAACACTTTGCCTGCAAGGTCACTGAATATCATGGTTTAATTCATAATGGCTTGAAAGAGGGGGCGCCTTTTCTTAAGCCCAAGACGTATCATAAGGTGCTACAAAATTGCGGTGCTTATAAAGATCCGCAGACTTTTCATAAGCTGTTAATTGTTTGTCAGGCGGATGCACGTGGCCGTTTGGGGTTTGAACAGATTCCTTATCCGCAACTGGTATTTTGGCAGCAGTTATTGGCCGCGGCCAATCAAGTCGATAATCAAGCGATCATTGCCGAAGGCTTTACCGGTAAGGCGATTGCCGAGCAGATTGAAAAGACTCGGATTGAAAATATCACGAAATTTATTCGTGGCTGA
- a CDS encoding DMT family transporter, translating to MQYWVYLLLATVAEVIATSALKATEDFTKFWPTLIVVIGYVIAFYFLTLSLKQIPIGVAYAVWAGLGIVFISLIGWWLYGQMLDLPAMLGIALILAGVLVINLFSKSAGH from the coding sequence ATGCAATATTGGGTGTATTTATTATTGGCAACGGTGGCAGAAGTGATTGCGACCTCAGCCTTAAAAGCGACTGAAGATTTTACGAAGTTTTGGCCAACGCTGATTGTGGTGATCGGTTATGTCATCGCTTTTTATTTTTTGACCTTGAGTTTAAAGCAAATTCCGATAGGCGTCGCTTATGCGGTTTGGGCTGGCTTGGGTATTGTTTTTATCTCGCTAATCGGATGGTGGTTGTATGGGCAAATGCTTGATTTGCCGGCCATGCTCGGCATAGCGTTGATTTTGGCAGGGGTGTTAGTGATTAATTTGTTTTCAAAAAGTGCCGGACACTGA
- a CDS encoding outer membrane beta-barrel protein yields MSFQTTLITALALTALTASAKAFAEPLPALYWELNYGQIQTDSPNLNLDIVSATLGANLTQHLAIEGFIGTGIGTETFNREPSTIEAQVNHIYGFSLKPNYALNDKITLFGKLGYRWSQEELKETNGAAQATFDSKGWLAGIGGEYKVFDHFYVNSAYSILETEDGDNANLLNIGIGQQF; encoded by the coding sequence ATGTCATTTCAAACCACCCTTATCACAGCACTCGCATTGACAGCCCTAACCGCCTCGGCCAAAGCTTTTGCAGAACCCCTACCGGCGCTTTATTGGGAACTTAACTATGGACAAATTCAAACTGACTCGCCAAATCTTAATTTAGATATTGTCAGCGCAACACTGGGCGCAAACTTAACCCAACACCTAGCGATTGAAGGATTTATCGGCACAGGCATCGGCACGGAAACCTTTAACAGAGAGCCAAGTACAATTGAAGCGCAAGTGAATCACATTTACGGTTTTAGCTTAAAACCGAACTATGCTTTGAACGACAAGATAACCTTATTCGGCAAACTGGGTTACCGCTGGTCGCAAGAAGAATTGAAAGAAACTAATGGGGCTGCACAAGCAACCTTTGACAGTAAAGGATGGCTAGCAGGTATCGGCGGAGAGTATAAAGTATTTGATCATTTTTACGTCAATAGCGCTTACAGCATTTTAGAAACCGAAGATGGCGACAATGCAAACTTGCTGAACATCGGCATTGGCCAACAATTTTAA
- a CDS encoding Tll0287-like domain-containing protein: protein MKKVIIIAALSSLAFNAQATEISADQQEARNIVKEFGGQLVPALKGAMQAGGPVAAIDVCNTKAPAIAKGLSDKHAPWQVNRVSLKPRGATATPDAWESSTLKWFEQQIAEGADPKTLEKFEIVKIDGKETTRYMKPVMTAGLCLTCHGTANQIPAGVKTKLAELYPNDRAINYSEGQVRGAFSFQK, encoded by the coding sequence ATGAAAAAAGTGATTATCATCGCCGCACTAAGCAGCCTAGCATTCAACGCTCAAGCGACTGAAATCAGCGCCGACCAGCAAGAAGCTCGCAACATCGTTAAAGAGTTTGGCGGCCAGCTGGTTCCCGCGCTTAAAGGCGCAATGCAAGCTGGTGGCCCGGTTGCCGCGATTGATGTTTGCAATACTAAAGCACCCGCGATTGCCAAAGGATTAAGTGACAAGCACGCTCCTTGGCAAGTCAATCGCGTAAGTTTAAAACCACGCGGTGCAACCGCAACGCCTGACGCTTGGGAAAGCTCAACCCTCAAATGGTTTGAACAACAAATTGCTGAGGGAGCTGATCCAAAAACCCTCGAAAAATTTGAAATTGTCAAAATTGATGGCAAAGAAACCACCCGTTACATGAAGCCTGTCATGACCGCCGGACTGTGTTTAACTTGTCATGGAACCGCGAACCAAATTCCGGCTGGCGTCAAAACCAAACTGGCTGAACTCTATCCAAACGATCGCGCTATCAACTACAGCGAAGGCCAAGTTCGCGGCGCTTTTAGCTTCCAAAAATAA
- a CDS encoding HlyD family secretion protein: MIKKLIKRLLPLLIIGLAIAAFIYMKNSKPVQPPVEVKEKVWSVESQVLQLQSRTAVQTLFGQIESNALVKAAAPIAAVVEQVKVLPGDEIVAGQVLVALSAQDVAILMAQAKADVADTQAQLTLQKLTIEANNQRLIHENKVLDLKQEALQRAKTLLKKNLASQSSVDTAKEALVRQEYVVVGAQLAVQQSGAQLTQLQARLAKAQTTLQQAQLNQQRAVVRAPFAGRVAAVNVSEGDRVNVGAVLVSFYGFDSMELKAKLPASALAQAQQAFTQGQPLQAFVGNVEQDRLVLPMTRLAGQAETSGVDAYFALPPQLHAKRPGELLEVYLQSQAQTQVAAVPYSALYGNDRIYQIVDGRLQSMQISLQGEVLQDGKLQALIRAPELRDGMTVLVTHLPNAINGLKVAEVQ, encoded by the coding sequence ATGATTAAAAAGCTAATAAAACGACTGTTGCCGCTATTGATTATCGGTTTAGCGATTGCCGCTTTTATCTATATGAAAAACTCCAAACCTGTGCAGCCGCCTGTGGAAGTCAAAGAGAAGGTTTGGTCGGTTGAGTCGCAAGTGTTGCAATTGCAAAGCCGAACAGCGGTGCAGACGTTGTTTGGTCAAATTGAGTCGAATGCGCTGGTAAAAGCAGCGGCTCCGATTGCTGCGGTGGTTGAGCAGGTTAAGGTGTTACCCGGTGATGAAATTGTCGCAGGGCAAGTATTGGTTGCTTTATCGGCACAAGATGTCGCGATTTTAATGGCGCAAGCCAAAGCCGATGTGGCGGATACACAAGCGCAGTTGACGCTACAAAAATTGACCATTGAAGCGAATAATCAGCGTTTGATTCATGAAAATAAAGTGCTGGATTTAAAGCAAGAAGCCTTGCAACGAGCTAAAACGCTGTTGAAAAAAAACCTTGCTTCACAGTCCTCCGTTGACACAGCTAAAGAGGCCTTGGTGCGCCAAGAATATGTGGTTGTGGGTGCGCAGCTTGCAGTGCAGCAGAGTGGAGCGCAATTAACGCAATTACAAGCGCGTTTGGCCAAGGCGCAAACCACGTTGCAGCAAGCTCAGCTAAATCAGCAGCGTGCTGTGGTTAGAGCGCCGTTTGCCGGTCGAGTGGCCGCAGTGAATGTGAGTGAGGGGGATCGTGTGAATGTTGGTGCGGTGCTGGTCTCATTTTACGGTTTTGATAGCATGGAATTGAAAGCGAAGTTGCCCGCCAGTGCTCTTGCGCAAGCGCAACAGGCTTTTACGCAGGGGCAACCGCTGCAGGCGTTCGTGGGCAATGTCGAACAAGATAGGCTGGTTTTGCCGATGACTCGTTTGGCTGGTCAGGCAGAAACCAGTGGTGTGGATGCCTATTTTGCTTTGCCGCCGCAATTGCATGCTAAGCGTCCGGGCGAGTTGTTGGAGGTTTATTTACAAAGCCAAGCGCAGACACAAGTTGCAGCGGTACCTTACAGTGCGTTGTATGGTAATGACCGTATTTATCAGATTGTTGATGGCCGATTGCAGTCGATGCAGATTAGCCTGCAGGGTGAAGTTTTGCAGGACGGTAAATTGCAAGCGTTGATTCGCGCACCCGAATTGCGCGATGGAATGACGGTGCTGGTGACCCATCTGCCCAATGCGATTAACGGTCTGAAAGTGGCAGAGGTACAGTAA
- a CDS encoding efflux RND transporter permease subunit gives MADKNSSHPHPDALDSDFAIPERPFKSRGIIGLFARHKVAPNLLMLVMILAGIVALMKLNVQFFPNFELDYASVRVVWPGANAEDVEKSVTDPIERVLRNIDNLDEMTSTSAQGLSTVTLKFEQGTDMIEAVDQVSQRVKELRNLPQDIQVPVVERVVRYEPVARLLVLNQNGSLDELRPLVRQFERELLDLGIDKINFTGLPTEEMAVEVSQQKLEQHQLSLEMIGNQLSAMSRDYPAGTVGDDDSVRELRALQQKRDEIAFAQTPIVNSVSENVTLGDIAAIERRPQKNAPYIMVDGYPAIEMQLQRAESGDTLKSSRIMQNWLAQTEPQLPQGVQFKVYDETWSLVNQRIMLLVNNGISGLILVVLILYIFMHGRVAFWVAVGIPVSFMATLMILYLAGGSINMVSLFGLIMALGIIVDDAIVVGEDALAHHERGEPALEAAEGGAHRMLGPVTASSLTTVGAFLPLMMIGGEMGNILFAIPLVIIAVIFASLLESFTILPGHLRHALHKVEPAKEGSVRFRLDSAINHFRHHQFRSVVRWCLAHRAITISSALAMMIFVIALLAGGRLGFVFFPSPESTKLNADARFVAGTPAAVSAGYVGRLYQALLETEQALEPGILKVAVVHYNKTSRQTGPNFSGINIELVEPDQRQTRNAEFIRVWQEKVGTVPGLDVLTIEAPRMGPPGSDIDIRLTGAEPKKLKEASIELQEVLTQIQGVSAIRDDLPFGRDQLIYQLTPQGEALGFTYSSLGRQLSDAFSGRLVQIFTDAEDEVEVRLQYPRAQQATLASLNSMQVVAPSGERVPLNVVASWQTQRGFDIMRHVNGQLAVTVVGEVDKTVNNANRILQTLESTTLPELQSKFGINYSLEGQNARQAETMGDMKVGLLIGLSLIYIVLAWVFGSYGWPLVVMMAIPFGLVGAVMGHWWMGIDMTILSMFGFFGLSGIVVNDSIILVSFYKQLREAGLSVQEALEEAAVQRVRAVLLTSLTTIAGLTPLLFETSLQAQFLIPMATAIAFGLMFSTLLILLVIPSMLSLYEQFLLKVQGRHHQMHPPSP, from the coding sequence ATGGCTGACAAGAATTCCTCTCATCCGCATCCAGACGCTTTAGATAGCGATTTTGCGATACCGGAAAGGCCGTTTAAATCCCGCGGGATTATCGGTCTGTTTGCGCGTCATAAGGTTGCGCCGAATTTATTAATGTTGGTGATGATTCTGGCTGGAATTGTTGCATTGATGAAGTTGAATGTGCAGTTTTTTCCTAATTTCGAGTTGGATTATGCCTCGGTACGCGTGGTTTGGCCGGGGGCGAACGCCGAGGATGTCGAAAAGAGTGTCACCGACCCGATTGAGCGGGTGTTGCGCAATATTGATAATCTGGATGAGATGACGTCGACATCGGCACAGGGTTTGTCGACGGTGACCTTGAAGTTTGAGCAAGGCACCGACATGATTGAGGCGGTTGATCAAGTCAGTCAGCGAGTTAAAGAGTTACGTAATTTACCACAGGATATTCAGGTGCCGGTGGTGGAGCGAGTTGTGCGTTATGAGCCGGTAGCGCGCTTATTGGTGTTGAATCAAAATGGCTCTTTGGATGAGTTGCGTCCATTGGTGCGTCAGTTTGAGCGTGAACTGCTGGATTTGGGGATTGATAAAATCAATTTTACCGGCCTGCCAACCGAAGAGATGGCGGTGGAGGTTTCACAGCAGAAGCTGGAACAGCATCAATTGTCTTTAGAGATGATTGGCAATCAATTATCTGCAATGAGTCGCGATTATCCGGCGGGCACGGTGGGCGATGATGATTCGGTGCGCGAGTTGCGCGCTTTACAGCAAAAACGGGACGAAATTGCTTTTGCACAAACGCCGATTGTCAATTCAGTCAGCGAAAATGTCACTTTAGGGGACATTGCTGCGATTGAGCGCCGTCCGCAGAAAAATGCGCCTTACATTATGGTTGACGGCTATCCTGCTATTGAGATGCAGTTACAACGTGCCGAAAGCGGCGATACCTTGAAGTCTTCGCGGATTATGCAGAATTGGTTGGCGCAAACCGAACCGCAACTGCCTCAGGGTGTTCAATTTAAGGTATATGACGAAACTTGGTCATTGGTGAATCAACGAATTATGTTATTGGTTAATAACGGTATCAGCGGATTGATTCTGGTGGTGTTGATTCTGTATATCTTTATGCACGGGCGGGTCGCTTTTTGGGTTGCGGTCGGGATTCCGGTTTCCTTTATGGCGACCTTGATGATTCTCTATTTGGCCGGTGGCTCAATCAACATGGTCAGCTTGTTCGGTTTGATTATGGCGTTAGGGATTATCGTCGATGATGCCATCGTGGTTGGTGAAGATGCACTGGCGCATCACGAACGCGGTGAACCGGCGCTTGAAGCGGCCGAAGGGGGCGCGCATCGAATGCTGGGGCCGGTGACGGCATCCTCTTTGACGACAGTAGGGGCATTTTTGCCGCTGATGATGATCGGTGGCGAGATGGGGAATATTCTGTTTGCGATTCCTCTGGTGATTATTGCGGTTATCTTCGCGTCTTTATTGGAAAGTTTCACTATCCTACCGGGACATTTACGTCATGCTTTGCATAAAGTAGAACCTGCTAAAGAGGGTTCGGTGCGCTTTAGACTCGATTCTGCGATTAATCATTTTCGGCATCATCAATTTCGTTCTGTGGTGCGTTGGTGCTTGGCGCATCGTGCTATTACCATTAGCTCGGCTTTGGCGATGATGATTTTTGTTATTGCGCTTTTGGCGGGTGGGCGGCTTGGTTTTGTCTTTTTCCCATCGCCCGAGTCAACCAAATTAAATGCTGATGCGCGCTTTGTTGCTGGCACGCCGGCGGCTGTTTCGGCTGGTTATGTGGGGCGATTGTATCAGGCGCTATTGGAAACTGAGCAAGCGCTTGAGCCAGGGATTTTGAAAGTTGCGGTAGTGCATTACAACAAAACCAGTCGTCAGACCGGGCCAAATTTTTCGGGGATTAATATCGAACTCGTCGAGCCGGATCAACGTCAGACTCGTAATGCTGAATTTATTCGCGTTTGGCAAGAGAAAGTCGGTACGGTTCCTGGTTTGGATGTTTTGACCATTGAGGCACCGCGCATGGGGCCGCCGGGCAGCGATATTGATATTCGCTTAACCGGTGCTGAGCCGAAAAAGTTAAAAGAAGCGTCGATTGAGTTGCAAGAGGTTTTAACGCAAATTCAAGGCGTCAGCGCGATTCGCGATGATTTGCCGTTTGGGCGCGATCAGTTAATTTATCAATTGACGCCGCAAGGTGAGGCGCTTGGCTTTACTTATTCATCGCTTGGTCGTCAATTGTCGGATGCGTTTTCGGGTCGTCTGGTACAGATTTTTACTGATGCGGAAGATGAGGTTGAAGTGCGGTTACAGTATCCTCGAGCGCAACAAGCCACCTTGGCAAGTTTAAATTCGATGCAAGTTGTTGCGCCGTCCGGTGAGCGTGTGCCGCTTAATGTTGTCGCTTCTTGGCAGACGCAGCGCGGCTTCGATATTATGCGCCACGTTAACGGCCAGTTGGCGGTGACGGTCGTGGGCGAAGTCGATAAAACGGTGAATAATGCCAATCGCATTCTGCAGACTTTGGAGAGCACCACCTTGCCAGAATTGCAGTCTAAGTTTGGAATTAATTATTCGTTAGAAGGCCAGAATGCTCGACAGGCGGAAACCATGGGGGATATGAAAGTGGGTCTATTGATTGGCCTGTCGTTAATTTATATTGTTCTGGCTTGGGTGTTCGGCTCTTACGGTTGGCCACTGGTGGTGATGATGGCGATTCCGTTTGGATTGGTGGGTGCAGTCATGGGGCATTGGTGGATGGGCATTGATATGACGATTCTGTCGATGTTCGGTTTTTTCGGTTTATCCGGAATTGTGGTCAATGACTCGATTATTTTGGTGAGTTTCTATAAGCAGTTACGCGAAGCCGGTTTGTCGGTGCAGGAGGCTTTGGAGGAAGCAGCGGTACAGCGAGTGCGTGCGGTTCTGTTGACCTCCTTGACTACCATCGCCGGTTTGACGCCTCTGCTGTTTGAAACATCGCTGCAGGCGCAGTTTTTGATTCCAATGGCGACTGCGATTGCTTTCGGTTTGATGTTTTCTACCTTGCTGATTTTACTGGTGATTCCGTCAATGCTTTCACTGTATGAGCAGTTTTTGCTGAAAGTTCAGGGGAGGCATCATCAGATGCATCCGCCTAGTCCTTAG
- the tkt gene encoding transketolase produces MATRRDLANAIRALSMDAVQKANSGHPGAPMGMADIAEVLWNSHMKFNPTNANWADRDRFVLSNGHGSMLIYSLLHLSGFDLSMDDIKQFRQLHAKTAGHPEYGYADGIETTTGPLGQGITNAVGMAIAERTLAAQFNKPGHDIVDHHTYVFMGDGCLMEGLSHEACAMAGTLGLGKLIAFWDDNDISIDGPIGDWMEKGVPGRFVSYDWHVIPNVDGHDADAINAAIEEAKKVTDKPTLICTKTVIGFGSPNKAGTYSCHGAPLGDEEIALAREQLGWTAGPFEIPKDIYAGWDHKEQGAKDEAAWNEKFAAYKAAYPAEAAEFERRMSGELPANFEVEMDAFIAKTQADMPKLASRQASQKAIEKLGEILPEMFGGSADLTGSNLTNWSKMVKVNKENANGNYLSWGVREFGMAHMMNGMVLHGGFKVFGGTFFMFMEFMRNALRMSALMKIGTIYVYTHDSIGLGEDGPTHQPVEQLATMRVIPNFQTWRGCDAVESAVSWKVAMMRSNAPTALVFSRQALTPMPRTAEQVANIEKGGYVLKDCAGTPDLIIIATGSEVGLAVDAAAAMDANVRVVSMPCTDAYDAQDQAYKDSVLIPGVKRVAVEAGIKDCWYKYVGLDGDVVGMTTFGESAPAEELFKEFGFTVENVVATCNKVLGK; encoded by the coding sequence ATGGCAACTCGTAGAGATCTAGCTAACGCTATCCGCGCATTAAGTATGGACGCGGTTCAAAAAGCCAACTCTGGTCACCCAGGTGCACCAATGGGTATGGCGGACATCGCTGAAGTATTGTGGAATAGCCACATGAAATTCAACCCGACCAATGCGAATTGGGCGGATCGCGACCGTTTCGTTCTTTCTAACGGTCACGGCTCTATGCTTATCTATTCTCTACTTCACCTTTCTGGTTTTGACCTAAGCATGGACGATATCAAGCAGTTCCGTCAGCTTCACGCGAAAACAGCGGGTCACCCAGAGTATGGTTATGCGGATGGTATCGAGACCACCACTGGTCCTTTAGGTCAAGGTATCACCAACGCCGTAGGTATGGCGATTGCTGAACGTACGTTGGCAGCACAGTTCAACAAGCCTGGACATGACATCGTTGACCACCACACTTATGTGTTCATGGGTGACGGTTGTTTGATGGAAGGTCTTTCACACGAAGCGTGTGCAATGGCCGGTACACTAGGTCTTGGTAAGCTAATCGCTTTCTGGGATGACAACGATATCTCTATCGACGGTCCGATTGGCGACTGGATGGAAAAAGGGGTTCCTGGACGTTTTGTTTCTTATGATTGGCACGTTATTCCAAATGTTGATGGTCACGATGCAGACGCAATCAATGCGGCCATTGAAGAAGCGAAAAAAGTCACTGACAAGCCAACGCTTATTTGTACTAAGACGGTTATCGGTTTTGGTTCACCAAACAAAGCAGGTACTTACTCTTGTCACGGCGCACCTTTGGGTGACGAAGAAATCGCTTTGGCACGTGAGCAACTAGGTTGGACAGCAGGTCCATTTGAAATTCCAAAAGATATCTACGCTGGTTGGGATCACAAAGAACAAGGCGCGAAAGATGAAGCGGCTTGGAACGAAAAATTTGCTGCATATAAAGCGGCTTACCCAGCTGAAGCAGCTGAGTTTGAACGTCGTATGTCTGGTGAACTACCTGCGAACTTCGAAGTTGAAATGGATGCGTTTATTGCTAAGACTCAAGCAGATATGCCTAAGTTGGCTTCGCGTCAAGCATCACAGAAAGCAATCGAAAAACTGGGTGAAATTCTGCCAGAAATGTTCGGTGGTTCTGCTGACTTGACCGGTTCTAACCTAACTAACTGGTCGAAGATGGTTAAGGTTAATAAAGAAAACGCGAATGGTAACTACCTGTCTTGGGGTGTTCGTGAATTCGGTATGGCGCACATGATGAACGGTATGGTTCTTCACGGTGGTTTCAAAGTGTTTGGTGGAACTTTCTTCATGTTTATGGAGTTCATGCGTAACGCTCTACGTATGTCTGCATTGATGAAAATCGGTACGATCTATGTTTACACGCACGACTCTATCGGTCTGGGTGAAGATGGTCCTACACACCAGCCAGTTGAACAACTAGCAACCATGCGTGTTATCCCTAACTTCCAAACTTGGCGTGGTTGTGATGCGGTTGAATCTGCGGTTTCTTGGAAAGTGGCTATGATGCGTTCAAACGCTCCAACCGCTTTGGTATTCTCGCGTCAAGCGCTAACACCAATGCCGCGTACCGCTGAGCAAGTTGCCAACATCGAGAAGGGTGGTTATGTACTGAAAGATTGTGCAGGTACGCCGGATCTAATTATTATTGCAACCGGTTCTGAAGTTGGTTTGGCCGTTGACGCTGCTGCAGCAATGGATGCAAATGTTCGTGTGGTTTCTATGCCTTGTACTGATGCGTATGATGCACAAGATCAAGCGTACAAAGATTCTGTACTGATTCCTGGTGTTAAACGCGTTGCGGTTGAAGCAGGTATTAAAGATTGCTGGTACAAGTACGTTGGTCTAGACGGTGATGTTGTTGGTATGACGACCTTCGGTGAGTCTGCGCCGGCAGAAGAACTGTTTAAAGAGTTCGGTTTCACTGTTGAGAACGTCGTAGCAACTTGTAACAAAGTTCTAGGCAAGTAA
- the gap gene encoding type I glyceraldehyde-3-phosphate dehydrogenase, with protein MTIKVGINGFGRIGRMAFRAAAKDFQDIEVVAINDLLDPEYLAYMLKYDSVHGRFDGTVEVSGGNLIVNGKTIRITAERNPADLKWDEVGADLVIECTGFFLTEESCQAHIEAGAKKVVQSAPSKDHTPMFVYGVNHNEYKGEAIVSAASCTTNGLAPVAKVLNDNFGIKRGLMTTVHAATATQKTVDGPSMKDWRGGRGILENIIPSSTGAAKAVGVVLPELNGKLTGMAFRVPTSDVSVVDLTVELNKEATYADICAAMKAASEGEMAGVLGYTEEANVSTDFRGDSHPSIFDAKAGIALDSTFVKVVAWYDNEYGYTCNMMRVVRHVGSN; from the coding sequence ATGACAATTAAAGTTGGTATCAATGGTTTTGGCCGTATCGGTCGTATGGCTTTCCGCGCAGCTGCTAAAGACTTTCAAGACATCGAAGTTGTAGCGATTAACGATCTTCTTGATCCTGAATACCTAGCATATATGCTTAAGTATGATTCAGTTCACGGTCGTTTTGACGGGACTGTTGAGGTATCTGGCGGTAACCTAATTGTTAACGGTAAAACGATTCGTATCACTGCAGAGCGTAATCCAGCTGACCTTAAGTGGGATGAAGTGGGTGCGGATTTGGTTATCGAATGTACCGGTTTCTTCTTGACGGAAGAGTCTTGCCAAGCGCACATCGAAGCGGGTGCTAAGAAAGTTGTGCAGTCTGCACCTTCTAAAGATCACACTCCAATGTTCGTTTACGGTGTTAACCACAATGAATATAAAGGTGAAGCAATCGTTTCTGCGGCATCTTGTACCACTAACGGTTTAGCGCCTGTTGCTAAAGTTCTGAATGATAACTTCGGTATCAAACGTGGTCTTATGACAACGGTTCACGCTGCAACGGCAACGCAAAAAACCGTTGACGGTCCTTCTATGAAAGATTGGCGCGGTGGTCGTGGTATTCTTGAGAATATCATCCCATCTTCAACTGGTGCGGCTAAAGCGGTCGGTGTGGTTCTTCCAGAGCTTAACGGTAAATTGACTGGTATGGCATTCCGTGTACCGACTTCTGACGTTTCTGTTGTTGACCTAACGGTTGAGCTAAACAAAGAAGCAACTTACGCTGATATCTGTGCAGCAATGAAAGCGGCTTCTGAAGGCGAAATGGCGGGTGTTCTTGGTTATACCGAAGAAGCCAACGTTTCAACTGACTTCCGTGGTGATTCTCACCCATCTATCTTTGACGCTAAAGCAGGTATTGCACTTGATTCAACTTTCGTTAAAGTCGTCGCATGGTATGACAATGAATACGGTTATACCTGTAACATGATGCGTGTGGTTCGTCACGTAGGTTCTAACTAA